A genomic region of Bactrocera dorsalis isolate Fly_Bdor chromosome 3, ASM2337382v1, whole genome shotgun sequence contains the following coding sequences:
- the LOC105224638 gene encoding uncharacterized protein LOC105224638 yields the protein MIFATPLIRHMYLCANTLCLIVGLIMVLLSALFMDSVQNLHLIYCILGLMAGLLTALTSLVGYRAIKPPKAALMWLYCALVTIIFVTQMYIVTHLEATSIITSTVEAVELLWERELVEEGPMADIESRFHCCGLHNSSDYTSINLPLPASCFYAENDAWVHYNEGCLEKVKFAAGRASNALSITGYTLAVAQLLALIFSFILTLIYHRTGDYETL from the exons ATGATTTTTGCAACACCTTTAATAAGGCACATGTACTTGTGCGCCAACACGCTTTGCCTA ATCGTCGGTTTGATTATGGTGTTATTAAGTGCGCTCTTCATGGACTCCGTGCAGAATCTGCATTTGATTTATTGCATACTTGGCTTAATGGCGGGTCTCCTAACGGCTCTGACCTCTTTAGTTGGCTATCGGGCCATAAAGCCACCGAAGGCTGCCTTGATGTGGTTG taTTGTGCCTTGGTTACAATCATATTCGTCACTCAAATGTATATTGTAACGCATCTCGAAGCGACGAGCATAATCACGAGCACAGTCGAAGCCGTAGAGTTGCTGTGGGAAAGGGAATTGGTGGAAGAAGGTCCAATGGCTGATATTGAAAGTCGA TTTCATTGCTGTGGCCTGCATAATTCTAGTGACTACACTTCAATCAATTTGCCACTGCCTGCTAGTTGCTTTTATGCCGAGAATGACGCCTGGGTCCATTATAATGAAGGCTGTTTGGAGAAGGTGAAATTTGCCGCTGGGAGAGCGAGCAATGCGTTATCCATCACTGGCTATACACTGGCTGTGGCGCAG CTGCTGGCTTTGATATTCTCATTCATACTGACTTTAATTTACCATCGAACTGGAGATTATGAAACCTTATAG